A part of Synergistaceae bacterium genomic DNA contains:
- the thyX gene encoding FAD-dependent thymidylate synthase — MSLNSLCKVYLLRHTPEPDELVAAAARICYCDTTAASLLERETQELSERLLDELWRSGHHSPFEHASFTFGVDGISRVATHQLVRHRMASFSQQSQRYVKMKAGSPVILPPAVAKNPEARSLFEKQFAAAHETYRTLVEMGIPAEDARFILPHGWETRIVLTMNARELHHFFSLRLCRRAQWEIREMARLMLEECRKVAPVIFKKAGPSCVREGICREARPCGKPYKNTEDLLQSEME, encoded by the coding sequence ATGTCTTTAAATTCTTTATGCAAAGTTTATCTTCTGAGGCACACTCCGGAACCGGATGAACTCGTGGCGGCGGCGGCCCGCATCTGTTACTGCGACACAACCGCGGCCAGTCTTCTGGAGCGCGAAACGCAGGAACTTTCAGAGCGTCTTCTGGACGAGCTCTGGCGCAGCGGACATCACTCCCCCTTCGAACACGCATCCTTCACCTTCGGGGTGGACGGAATCAGCCGTGTGGCCACGCATCAGCTCGTACGTCACCGGATGGCCAGCTTCAGTCAGCAGAGTCAGCGTTACGTCAAAATGAAAGCGGGAAGCCCCGTTATCCTGCCGCCCGCAGTGGCGAAAAATCCGGAGGCCCGAAGCCTCTTCGAAAAACAGTTTGCCGCGGCCCATGAAACCTACAGGACCCTGGTGGAAATGGGAATTCCGGCGGAAGATGCGCGGTTCATCCTTCCCCACGGCTGGGAAACCCGTATTGTCCTCACGATGAACGCCCGTGAACTTCACCATTTTTTCTCCCTGCGGCTTTGCCGGAGGGCCCAGTGGGAAATTCGGGAAATGGCGCGTCTGATGCTGGAAGAATGCCGCAAAGTGGCCCCTGTCATTTTTAAAAAGGCGGGACCTTCCTGCGTTCGGGAGGGAATCTGCCGGGAAGCCCGTCCCTGCGGCAAACCTTATAAAAACACGGAGGACCTTCTCCAAAGTGAAATGGAATAA
- the rpmE gene encoding 50S ribosomal protein L31 has translation MKKEIHPAYQECKVSCACGNTFVTQSTQKEIRVGVCSQCHPFYSGKRGSRIMTDGRLEKFQKKYAGINYGQKEITEKQG, from the coding sequence ATGAAAAAAGAGATTCATCCCGCCTATCAGGAGTGCAAGGTGAGCTGCGCCTGCGGGAATACCTTTGTAACGCAGTCCACGCAAAAAGAGATCCGGGTGGGGGTTTGTTCACAGTGCCATCCCTTCTACTCCGGAAAACGGGGAAGCCGGATCATGACGGACGGGCGGCTGGAGAAGTTCCAGAAGAAATACGCCGGAATCAACTACGGCCAGAAAGAAATCACCGAAAAGCAGGGTTAA
- the rpsO gene encoding 30S ribosomal protein S15 produces the protein MIRKEKKQEIIGEYRVHESDTGSPEVQVAVLTERVRELTEHLKIHAKDFHSRRGLLKMVGQRRKLLRYLREKDFNRYRGLIERLGLRH, from the coding sequence GTGATCCGGAAAGAAAAAAAGCAGGAAATCATTGGGGAGTACAGGGTGCACGAGTCCGACACCGGTTCCCCGGAGGTGCAGGTTGCGGTTCTGACCGAAAGGGTGCGCGAATTGACGGAACACCTGAAGATCCACGCGAAAGACTTTCACTCGCGAAGAGGACTTCTGAAGATGGTCGGTCAGCGAAGGAAGCTGTTGCGATATCTGAGAGAGAAGGATTTCAACCGTTACCGCGGCCTTATCGAACGGTTGGGTCTGCGTCACTAG